The following nucleotide sequence is from Synechococcus sp. KORDI-52.
CCTCTGGTATGGCAACCGCCAGATCGCTGCAACGGAAACGGTGATGGCAGAACAGTGCCGTGAGGCTGATGTGCCCTTCCTCTCACTGCATCAGGGGATGCTGGAGGAGCCCGACTGGTTGACCTGGATGGAGCCTGATGGGATTCATCTCAATGCCGATGGGCACCGGTGGGTCGACCAGCGGCTGAATCAGTGGGAGCCTTTGCAGACCTGGGCTGGACTCTCGCCAATCAACACATCGACACCTATCAGCATGTGAACAGCAGCCTCAACGGCGACTAATGTGTGGCTCTCCTGACATTGGTGATCAGACTTGGGACCTGACCGCTCTGCAGAACGCGCCGCCGGCCATCCCCCTGCCCAGCGCAAAACAACCCTCAAGTGGGACGAGAACGGTGAACTGACCGCTGTTGACATGGCACGAATCGTTGACCGGCTGACTCAGCCGGAACTGCAGCGCTGTGATCTCGACCCCTTCTAAAGCTCAGCTCGGGGCCATCGCCTGCTTGGCGTCCTGGTAGAAGGCCAGATCGATGTCGGAACGCCCTTCTGAACTCGCCATCGCCTCAACCCGTTGACGCACAGCAGGCCGAACGAAGAACGGAACATCCTTTTTAAGTGCTGCC
It contains:
- a CDS encoding PCP reductase family protein: MDWQPEAQAALKKDVPFFVRPAVRQRVEAMASSEGRSDIDLAFYQDAKQAMAPS